From the Streptomyces pluripotens genome, one window contains:
- a CDS encoding LLM class F420-dependent oxidoreductase, protein MQLGINLGYWGAGMDGDNLAVAQEAERLGYSVCWAAEAYGSDAATVLSWVAAQTERIDVGSAIFQIPARQPAMTAMTAATLDSLSGGRFRLGLGVSGPQVSEGWYGVRFDKPLARTREYVEIVRRAMTRERLTYEGEHWTLPLPGGPGKPLRLTVHPQREHIPLYIAAIGPKNLEQAGEIADGALLIFPSADHLEDTTLTHVRAGREKAGKTLEGFDVCPTLPIAVGDDRDVARLADTFRPYTALYVGGMGSAKQNFYNRLAQRMGYEKEAAEIQQKYLSGDKQGAAAAIPQDLIDKTTLLGSVDRIADRMKAYAAAGVTTLSLAPAGFTLEERIASLRAGSEALERAGLA, encoded by the coding sequence ATGCAGCTCGGGATCAACCTCGGCTACTGGGGTGCCGGAATGGACGGGGACAATCTGGCCGTGGCGCAGGAGGCCGAGCGACTGGGCTACTCCGTTTGCTGGGCCGCCGAGGCGTACGGCTCCGACGCGGCGACGGTGCTCAGCTGGGTCGCTGCGCAGACCGAGCGCATCGACGTCGGCTCGGCCATCTTCCAGATCCCCGCCCGCCAGCCGGCGATGACCGCGATGACGGCGGCCACGCTCGACTCCCTCTCCGGCGGCCGGTTCCGGCTCGGCCTCGGCGTCTCCGGCCCGCAGGTCTCCGAAGGCTGGTACGGCGTCAGGTTCGACAAGCCGCTGGCCCGCACCCGCGAGTACGTGGAGATCGTCCGCAGGGCGATGACCCGTGAGCGGCTGACCTACGAGGGCGAGCACTGGACGCTGCCGCTGCCCGGTGGCCCGGGCAAGCCGCTCAGGCTGACCGTGCACCCGCAGCGCGAGCACATCCCGTTGTACATCGCCGCGATCGGGCCGAAGAACCTGGAGCAGGCCGGGGAGATCGCCGACGGCGCCCTGCTGATCTTCCCGTCCGCCGACCACCTTGAGGACACCACGCTCACCCATGTGCGCGCGGGCCGGGAGAAGGCGGGCAAGACCCTCGAAGGGTTCGACGTGTGTCCGACCCTGCCGATCGCCGTCGGTGACGACCGTGACGTGGCCCGGCTCGCGGACACGTTCCGCCCCTACACCGCGTTGTACGTCGGTGGTATGGGCAGCGCCAAGCAGAACTTCTACAACCGGCTCGCGCAGCGCATGGGGTACGAGAAGGAGGCCGCCGAGATCCAGCAGAAGTACCTGTCCGGGGACAAGCAGGGTGCCGCTGCGGCGATCCCGCAGGACCTCATCGACAAGACCACGCTGCTGGGCTCCGTCGACCGCATCGCCGACCGGATGAAGGCCTACGCCGCTGCCGGGGTCACCACGCTCAGCCTCGCCCCCGCCGGCTTCACCCTGGAGGAGCGGATCGCCTCCCTGCGGGCCGGCAGTGAGGCCTTGGAGCGAGCCGGGCTGGCGTAA
- a CDS encoding ATP-dependent DNA helicase: MSTEPETAEEAGPRTPDRPEVAPGQPDAPGEHHADGDDGTEADTQADGAREADGTTRTTEATQGTEADSADGERNSARTDTTAVAEVSEAEAELAAQRIERERIERRKAGKTSPIESGAKLSGKAADLLAAVRAVEGGEKPASTVFGDSDPAPRRPAPAPGHRPQPAPTPGAPASKTVEAVRGVLAEGGAPDALAPQVAAVLGEGADAVLRKDPWQLLRAGGVRPDQADGFARALLGAGCGTDDERRGRAVAVWLLEQAAVAGHTALELPVLSAALGRQGVPDPDAAVQSTLASGEALVFQDALEEPGAPARREEQPAGQRAERTTEPGGGPQDDEEGLPVRVLVGLERYALAEESLADGLARLVNSLPEEGEESWREAAREVSGAATELVRAVTVHGLVLHTGGEAARAEPAALLHAARTAGLRVFAACHTPDGCHRLAELLGGDAAEQLVGTVAGLLSGAEGPGRDAEGTLELDLLIVLDAPQLDVESAAALVESLPDGGRLVFSGDPSALWSAGPGRVFADLLGVRACPRIVSRAPDPGPIGELVSGIGAGELDQVAAPGKEIVIVPVRDAGEAVHRTVQLVADSVPRALGVPAGQTVVITPGHGGAAGTRALNAALKERLNPGPGQFGGFDPGDRIAYSPAPGRTMPGVVVKADIDGLHLSCTGAAVVVVPRDRVAGSVRHGWALTAHQAVGTRWAAAVVVLPGDAVQALSRPWVYTAFGRALRHLSVVHGAEQALARAVAEVPAKPRTTRLQTLLRTQLLSSN, encoded by the coding sequence GTGAGCACGGAGCCGGAGACCGCGGAGGAAGCCGGGCCGAGGACACCGGACAGGCCGGAGGTGGCCCCGGGGCAGCCGGATGCCCCGGGGGAACACCATGCGGACGGCGATGACGGGACAGAGGCCGACACACAGGCCGACGGGGCCAGGGAGGCCGACGGGACCACGAGAACCACGGAGGCTACGCAAGGCACGGAGGCCGACAGCGCGGACGGCGAGCGGAACTCAGCACGTACGGACACCACCGCCGTCGCCGAGGTCTCCGAAGCCGAGGCCGAACTGGCCGCACAGCGAATCGAGCGGGAGCGGATCGAGCGGCGCAAGGCCGGCAAGACGAGCCCGATCGAGAGCGGCGCCAAACTCAGCGGCAAGGCAGCCGACCTGCTCGCGGCGGTACGCGCGGTAGAGGGCGGCGAGAAACCGGCCTCCACGGTGTTCGGCGACTCCGACCCGGCTCCGCGCCGCCCGGCACCGGCTCCCGGGCACCGACCGCAGCCGGCCCCCACGCCCGGCGCGCCCGCGTCGAAGACCGTGGAGGCCGTGCGCGGAGTGCTGGCCGAGGGCGGCGCCCCCGATGCGCTGGCACCCCAGGTCGCCGCGGTTCTCGGTGAGGGTGCCGACGCCGTGCTCCGGAAGGATCCCTGGCAGTTGCTCCGGGCCGGCGGCGTGCGGCCCGATCAAGCCGATGGCTTCGCCCGGGCGCTGCTCGGCGCCGGCTGCGGGACGGACGACGAACGGCGGGGCCGCGCGGTAGCCGTCTGGCTGTTGGAGCAGGCGGCCGTGGCGGGCCACACGGCACTGGAACTGCCCGTGCTCAGTGCGGCGCTGGGCCGGCAGGGGGTGCCTGACCCGGACGCCGCGGTACAGAGCACACTCGCCTCGGGCGAGGCCCTGGTGTTCCAGGACGCCTTGGAAGAACCGGGAGCCCCGGCCCGGCGCGAGGAGCAGCCAGCAGGACAGCGGGCGGAGCGGACGACGGAGCCGGGCGGTGGCCCCCAGGACGATGAGGAAGGACTGCCGGTCCGGGTCCTCGTCGGCCTGGAGCGGTACGCGCTGGCTGAGGAGAGCCTCGCCGACGGTCTGGCCCGGCTGGTCAACTCGCTGCCCGAGGAGGGCGAGGAGAGCTGGCGAGAGGCTGCTCGGGAGGTGTCCGGCGCCGCGACGGAGCTGGTGCGCGCGGTCACCGTCCACGGATTGGTGCTGCACACGGGCGGGGAGGCGGCCCGCGCCGAACCGGCAGCGCTCCTCCATGCCGCCCGGACCGCGGGCCTGCGTGTGTTCGCAGCCTGCCACACGCCCGACGGCTGCCACCGCCTCGCGGAGCTGCTAGGTGGGGATGCGGCAGAGCAGCTTGTGGGGACGGTCGCCGGTCTCCTGTCCGGCGCCGAGGGGCCCGGTCGCGACGCGGAAGGCACTCTGGAGCTGGATCTGCTGATCGTGCTGGACGCGCCCCAGCTCGACGTGGAGAGCGCCGCGGCGCTGGTGGAGTCGTTGCCCGACGGCGGCAGGCTGGTGTTCAGCGGCGATCCGTCGGCGCTCTGGTCGGCCGGTCCGGGCCGGGTCTTCGCCGACCTGCTCGGCGTCCGCGCCTGCCCCCGGATCGTCTCCCGCGCCCCCGACCCGGGCCCGATCGGTGAACTGGTCTCGGGCATCGGGGCCGGCGAACTGGACCAGGTGGCCGCACCCGGCAAGGAGATCGTGATCGTCCCGGTGCGGGATGCGGGCGAGGCTGTCCACCGGACCGTGCAGCTGGTCGCGGACTCGGTGCCGCGGGCGCTCGGTGTTCCGGCCGGACAGACCGTGGTCATCACTCCGGGACACGGCGGCGCCGCCGGCACCCGCGCCCTCAATGCCGCTTTGAAGGAACGCCTCAACCCCGGCCCCGGGCAGTTCGGCGGCTTCGACCCCGGCGACCGGATCGCCTACTCCCCCGCACCCGGCCGCACGATGCCCGGCGTGGTGGTGAAGGCCGACATCGACGGACTGCACCTGTCGTGCACGGGCGCCGCCGTCGTCGTCGTACCGCGCGACCGCGTGGCGGGTTCCGTACGGCACGGCTGGGCACTGACCGCCCACCAGGCGGTGGGCACCCGGTGGGCGGCGGCGGTCGTGGTCCTGCCCGGTGACGCCGTGCAGGCGCTCAGCAGACCCTGGGTGTACACGGCGTTCGGCCGGGCGCTGCGCCATCTGTCCGTGGTCCACGGAGCAGAGCAGGCACTAGCGAGGGCAGTCGCCGAAGTCCCGGCCAAGCCCCGCACGACCCGGCTCCAGACTTTGCTGCGCACGCAGCTGCTGTCCTCGAACTGA
- a CDS encoding aldo/keto reductase, which produces MEQRHLGRTGLRVSRIGLGTLTWGRSTDEHDAADMLKTFWEAGGTLVDTADVYGNGEAEYLLGRLMDGLVPRQDLIISTKAGSIPDPDRRVDGSRGHLLAALDASLARLGTDHVDLWHIHAYDPNTPLEETLQALDLAVSSGRARYTGVSAFCGWQLARAATWQLAAPGTRTRLAGTQMEYSLLQRGVEREVLPAALDLGIGLLPSSPLGRGVLTGKYRHSTPSDSRGACEHMAPFVEPYLDDTATRIVDAVSTAADGLAVTPLQVALAWIRDRPAVAAPIVGARNAQQLAAALSVETLSLPDEICRALDDVSAPVHRYPDHDWSTL; this is translated from the coding sequence ATGGAGCAGAGGCATCTCGGCCGCACTGGCCTGCGCGTGTCCCGGATCGGCCTCGGCACCCTCACCTGGGGCCGGAGCACCGACGAACACGACGCCGCGGACATGCTGAAGACGTTCTGGGAGGCTGGCGGAACCCTGGTCGACACCGCGGACGTCTACGGCAACGGCGAGGCGGAGTACCTGCTCGGACGCCTCATGGACGGTCTCGTCCCGCGCCAGGATCTGATCATCTCGACCAAGGCGGGCAGCATCCCCGACCCGGACCGCCGCGTGGACGGCTCCCGCGGCCATCTGCTCGCTGCCCTCGACGCCTCCCTGGCCCGCCTGGGCACGGACCACGTCGACCTGTGGCACATCCACGCCTACGACCCCAACACCCCGTTGGAGGAGACGCTCCAGGCCCTCGACCTCGCCGTCAGCAGCGGTCGGGCCCGGTACACCGGAGTGTCCGCCTTCTGCGGCTGGCAACTCGCCAGGGCAGCCACCTGGCAGCTCGCGGCACCGGGCACCCGCACCAGGCTGGCCGGCACGCAGATGGAGTACTCACTGCTCCAACGGGGTGTGGAGCGGGAAGTTCTGCCCGCCGCGCTCGACCTCGGCATCGGCTTGCTGCCCTCCTCACCACTGGGCCGGGGAGTGCTGACCGGCAAGTACCGGCACAGCACCCCCTCGGACTCGCGCGGCGCCTGTGAGCATATGGCGCCGTTCGTCGAGCCGTACCTGGACGACACCGCGACCCGCATCGTGGACGCGGTGTCCACCGCCGCCGATGGACTCGCGGTCACCCCGCTCCAGGTGGCGCTCGCCTGGATCCGGGACCGGCCCGCTGTCGCCGCGCCGATCGTCGGCGCGCGCAACGCGCAGCAGCTCGCGGCTGCGTTGTCAGTGGAGACCCTTAGTCTTCCTGACGAGATCTGCCGGGCACTCGACGACGTGTCGGCGCCCGTGCACCGCTATCCCGATCACGACTGGAGCACGCTGTGA